The following is a genomic window from Cygnus olor isolate bCygOlo1 chromosome 26, bCygOlo1.pri.v2, whole genome shotgun sequence.
CAGCAGCCGTTCTGGGGTCAGAGCAGGAAAATTTGGGGGCGACTTCTCCACCCCGTGCCAGGCACCCTGTGCTCTCATGGGGACAGGTTGGCTGTGGCAGGGGTGGCTTTGTCACTGGGCCTCAGCACCTCAGTgtcccccagtgtcccccagtGCCAGGCTCAGGCACTACGCCCTGAGATGGAGGGTGCTGTCCTCTGGCACGCGGCTCCCCTGAacctgtccccgtccctgtccccattccCACCCCTGTCCCTATTGCTGTCCCtgcccccatccctgtccctgtccttgtccctgCCCTCATTGCTGTTCTcattcccatccccatccctgcccctaTTGCTGTCTCTGTCCCCAttgctgtccccatccccatccctatccTTGCCCCTATTGCTctatccccatccccgtccccaatgctgtccccgtccccatccccaaccTCGTCGCTGTCCCTGTCCCTATTCCTATTGCTATGTCCCCCttgctgtccccatccccgtcccatCCCTATCCTtgcccccatccctgtccccgtcccattgctgtccctgtccctattgctccgtccccgtccccacggcTGTCCCCGTCCCGGTGCCTTGCAGGCATCGTCTCCAAGCAGTGGCAGCCCTGGCTCGTTGGCCTCACGGCCGTCGTCGTCTTCCTCTTCATCGTCTTCGTGGCGCTGCTCGCCAACCGCTTCTGGCAGCTCAGGATGCGCAGGTGGGGGccggggccgcatcctgcccggGCCGGGGGGCACCGCGCCCTTCGGGGGcagggtgccgggggggggcggggagggtCCGGTGCTGACGCCGCGTGTCCCCTCGTGTCCCCTCGCAGGAAGCGCGGAGCCCCCGAGGAGCCGCAGGCGATCGGCAGGtaccagccccagccccagccccagccccagccccgcctcagtttcccctctgGGGGGTCCCACGCgtgggagtggggggggggtggaaggcGGCAGCGCCCCGCTGAcggcccccccccggtccccgcaGGCTGGAGAAAGCCGCCTACAGCAACGCGGCGGCCGACAGGGACAGCGACGACGAGCAGGAGCGCCACAAGGCCACGTCGCTGTGACACGCGTGGGCCGCGCTCCGGCCCGCCCGCGACCGCAACTCCATGCCGGGTTTTGCGGGGCGCCGAGCGCAGAACGGCCCCGGCTGACGGCAAAGCCCGGCCTGGATCCCGGCCCCGCGGGAATGGATAGGGGacgccaccccccccccacggcAGCCCGCGGGACCCGCGTGGGGGCCGCGTGACGGGAGCCCacgggggggggctgtgggcgGCCCCCCCGCTGTAGCCCTCCAGTAAAGCCGCCAGCCCGCCCCCGCCTCCCGTGTCTGGTGTTGCCGCGCGTGGGGACGGGGCCGTGCCCACCCACGCGTGGGTGCGGCGGGGGTGGGGCTGCCCCTCAACCCCACGGGACCCCTGGGTgacggggggggggtgggggtgggggtggtgaCGTCATGCGGGTGCGTGGGGTGGTCATGTGGACGAGGTGATGCTGTCacgttgggggggggggcagcaccccaCGCGTGGGTCACCCGTGGGTGCCCCaaccccgtgtccccccccccccccccccagcgtGTTCCCCACATGTGTCCCCGGGGAGCCGCCACCACCTGCGTGGGGAGAGGGCACCCACAGGTTGGGCCTCCCACGGGTGGCGGCACCCACCCAGGGCAGTGCCCGCCCCGCCCAGCAGCGCCCCCACGCGTGCCTCGGTGTCCCCCGTGGGGGTGGCGAAGGAAGCGCGGACGCGGCGTGGAGTTGAAGCATagcttgtttaatttttatacattttttcgtctttttttttttttttaacttttctcttttctcctttttttttctccgcttttttttttttgtcttttttttaaatctctttttttttaaattttttttcctcttttttttttttttttttgcatagggGAGGGgggcgaaaaaaaaaaaacggaaaaagaaaaaaaaaaaaacaacacaaaaaaaaaaaatccaaccaaaaccaaaaatgaccaaaaaaaaaaaaaaacaaaccacaaaaaattCCCTAGCCACGTTCGGGAGCTGTATGTAGGCAGGCGCGGCGGGGGGGCTGCGTTCGTGTACATGGAGTAATCAAATATCGTGAAAAGCTCCGGGGAGGCGAgcgggggtccgggggggggggcggcatGCAGGGGGGGCACGcgtgggggcggggggggcggggggggggacagcggCGCCCCGCTGCGCTCAGCCCCCGCAGggtcacgggggggggggaacgcaGGGAGCgtgggagggggctgggggggggcacccccaTGGGGAGGGGGTGTgaagggggggggtggggggtgggggggcaagGAGCCCCCAAAAAAGCGGGCGCGGGCGGCCGGCAGCGAGCGAGAGGCACTGCGTGGGATTTTTGGTATTGGTGTCGTCGTGGGCCTGCCGGCTGCCCCGCcgcgcttttttttttttttgaggcccTTTCTTGCCTTTCGgttagttttgttctttttttgtaacaccccccccccccacctccccccacccccccccaaaattcCCCCCCCGATCCGTCCCCGGCCCGCGGGTGCTGCCCGTGGGTGAGGGCCGGGGAGCAGCAGTTCCAAACGGAGAGTACGAAACGAAACAAAAcggaaaaaaggaaaaaaaaaaacaagaaaaaataaaaacaagaaaaaaaaaacaaacaacaacaaaagacatatatatatatatatttatatatatatatattccttacTTTGCGACTTAAAGTACCTTAACTGCGTGTCGGCCCGCAGGGacccgcgccccccccgcccctgcggccccatatatatatatgtgggtatatatatatatatatgtacaggGATTTATTTATAGGTCACGAggacttctttcttttttttttttttttgattttttttttgtatttttttttccccatttttttttttttaacgctTTTTCAACGCAAACGAGTActaaaaacaacccccccctCGGGGACTGTAGTGCATGAGAACCGGAGCGAGCCCCGGGGCGCGGGGACCTGGGCTTGTGGCGGCGCGGGAttgtccccccccacccccccaaagAAATTGTCCCcaagccccggggggggggacaccccgcgatgaccccccccccccaccaccaccaccggcAGGGCTGATTGTGGCCACcccgggggaggggggaggctggaaaaaaaaaatcacggcGAACggttcaaaaataataataataataaaaattagtggtcggcccccccctccccacccccggcccccccccccagcagacCCCCCCCCGGCAGACTGGGTggtgggcgggggggggggttgcatATTCCCTTCGGctgggggccgcgggggggggggcaggatgcggcccctaGCGCAGAGCGGAGCAGTGCAAAtatcccgggggggggggagctccctgcccccccccccggcccgaGCCTCCctccttggggggggggtcggggtgcgtggggaggggggggggtgagtccgtgatttttttttttttttttgctttttttgccttttttaacattttctaagGTGCTTTTCTTGCCGAGGGCGggtctttaaatttttttttcttttggggggggggggtgcaggcCCCCCCTCCACGCAGGCGAAGGCAGCAATGAGGTGAGGGGGGGGATCCGGGGACCCCACGGGGGATTCCCCACGGCACGTGGCCCCGGCCCGAGGGGCGCCCGcgccccacgccccccccccacgccccgcgggctgggggggcccggccggggggggggccgcgctgcccccgcTGCTCCGCTCCGGTCACGGGtgagaaatgcttttttcctctttttttttttttttttgctttaaactgaatttttctATCCTTAACCCCCTTTTTTTcgtttttagttgtttttttttttttttttttttacaattttcacggtttttttttccattttttcgtccatttttctttttttcctcaactcGACGCTAAAACTACCGCTACCTGCGTTGCATTGTCCTTGCAGAAACCAACACCGCGCCGTGCAGctccgggaggggggggggggtggctcCTCGGgacccctcctccccccccccccaaaaaaaaatttgacccccccctccccgatCTGCACCGACCAGCGCCCGgggccccccctgccccctccaCGGGTGACCGAGCCACGACACCCGACCGCGTCTCCTCAGCGCAAAGCAGCAGCGAGggctccccgtgtcccccccccggctcGTCACGACCCCCATCGGTCCTCGGCCGCGTGGGTTTTAAGGCAAATTCTGGATTTTTTAGGGGTGCGCGCGGCTTGGGGGGGGGAGCTGCAAAGGCCCGGCCGgaggggacccccccccccactccccgaGGATGAAgccggtggggctgggggggctgcgtccccgggggggggggcacagctaCATTCACACGGTTCCATTCCTGCCACGAGAGCAGCCaggctcagccccccccccggctggtggcccccagccccatttcgCATCTtataaagggggggggggggggtcccatgcccccccccccccccccccacaagcTCCCACCCGACTGTGTCCTCACGCCTCGCCCGGAcacactggggggggggggggggacgacacaCATGGGGGGGGTGTCCCCACCAGCatcccgccgcccccccccctcctcgcCGCCTTTGGttgctgaaagcaaaaaataaacgtaaaaataaaaaataaaattaaaataattaaaaacaaaaacaaaaccaaaaccaaacaacaaaacaacaaaaggaaggaaaaagaggcaaAGCGAAGGGgcgcgcagcccccggccccccccggccgccgggcccccccggAGCCGCAGCCCAAGGGGTATTGCATATTCGGTGTGTTCGTACAGGGCGCACTCGGCATTAACAACTGGAAGACGTTTacggggggggggaacaaaatcggtaaaaaaacagagaaaaagggacTTTCCGGCCCCGCGGCCCAACGCAAGAACACGACATGCAGACGGCGAGCGGGCGGCGagcggccgggcccccccggccccccctgCGGCGGGGAGCCCCAGGCATGCAGCTACTCCTGTGCGGTGAGACCGTTTCTGGTAATACTTAGTCTTCGAAGGCAAGGCACATCATGTGGTATAAAATTTCGTGCAAATTAggaaaacatggattttttttttttttttaccgctttttttttttcttttatacagatttttttttgttttttttttttttgtttttgtttttctcttttctgaagggGGAAGGTAGAGCCGGTTAATACAGTCTGCCATGCACAGCATCAGCCATCCACGGATGGGTTGAGCCAGGTCACGAGATCCTGTTAAAGCACCATGCagtttatttgtcttttttttttttttgtctttttttcatgtgtttcttttttcatatccttaaaaaaaaaaagtttccctcTCCGCCAAGCGcgctctcttttttttgtttgtttgtttttttccttttttgttgtttgtggcttttcttctcatcatcttttgtgtgtgtttcacgttctttttttttcttttttgttttgtttttttttttttttccccgggaTTTCCTGCGTCAGCCCTTTCCCCACGGTGCCACGCTGCGCCCAGGCGGGCAGGATCCGGCCTCGCTGGGCCATCCCGGggctgcttggggggggggtgtaaaTGCTCtgggggggtggcggggggccagggggggccgggggaggcgaGCAGGGTGCGGGTGCAGGTGCGGGATGCGGGCGGTCCATGGGGTGCCCCACGGGGTGCCGGCGGCGGCCTTGGGCCATCCCTCGGTGGCTTCGCGCCGGTGTCCCCGCGGCTGTGCCGTCACCTTGCGGGAGGCGTCGGGGCCTTCGCCAGCCCCTGCTCGTCTCCGGGTGCCACGTGCCGGGTCCCCTGCTCTAAGGCACTGcccgcggcgcggcgcggccgggTCAGACCCGCTCGGTCCCCACGTCCCCTTCCTGGGCGCGGTGACATCTCGCCGTGGGACGGGGCCACCGCCGGGCTCTTCCTCGTGTGCTCGCCGTGAGCGATGCGTTGGTGTCAGCGCACTGGTGCCGATGGAGCGATGCTCACCGCGGTGCTGGCACGGCGACGGTGCCGGTGGGCGACGCTGCGTGGCGATGCCCTGGTGCCGGCGCAGCGACGCTCCGGTGCCAATGTGCGGTGCTCCGGTGGTGCCAACGGGCGATGCTCCGGTGCTGGCGTGCAACACTGGGGCCGGTGTGCAAAGCTCGGTGCCGGCATGCGATGCTTGGTGTCACCGCGCCGTGCTCGGTGCCGGCCTGCAGTGCTCCACGCCGGGGTGCAATGCTCCGTGCCGGCGTGCGGTGCTCGGTGCCGGTGTGTGATGCTTGGTGCCAGCGTGCAAAGCTTGGTGCCGGCGTGCAGTGCTCAGTGCCGGTGTGCAATGCTCGGTGCCGGTGTGCGATGCTCGGTGCCGGTGTGCGATGCTTGGTGCTGGCACAGCGATGCTCCAGCGCTGGGGGCTCCTTCGGGACCCGGCCCCTGCCGCCCTCCCCGCCGCGCCACGGCGAAATTGAGGCACTTGAAGCAGCGGGCAGGGTGCCCCcgcggtggggctggggccggAGGCACGGCGGGGGCTCTGTGGGGGGGCTCCGGGAGTGGCTCTGCGGTCACCTTCACTCTCgtcctcctcttctccatcgtttttttaattaaaaaaacaaaaaacaaaaaacaaaaaacaaaaaaccaacaagccAGCCATCCCAGCAAGCCAGTGCCAGGGGCTCCcgtctcttcttcctcctcctcattctcctcctcctccttttttgtgattttttctttttttgtgtgtgtgttttctttctttctttttttttttttttttaagattcccTCTTAAAAGTGCATTTCCTACAAAATGTGCAACACAATCGAACCCTCTCGTCGCAAGTCCACATGGTACCTGTCCACAGGAATGCATAGCTTGGACACACGGACGCACACCCCGGCAcagccccgccccccccccccaggcaccgGGACACACAAGGACACACGGGGACACGTGGGGACACATTGGGACACACAGGGATGCGTGGGGACACGCGGGGACACAGGCTGTGGGGAGCGACGAAGGCATTGCACAAAGACGGGTGACCGGTGTCACACCACGGGGGGAGCGTCCCCACGCCGTGTCCCCGTGGGTAACGGGGCGCCACCGCCGGCAcaggtccccagccctgcccatgtgtccccctgtccccagcccctctcctgcaAGACCTCCTGCCAGGCCACGCTGGCCACCGCGTTACCGCATCACCGTGTCACCACGCCACCGCACCACCACGCCACTGCATCACCGCGTCCCCGTGTCACCGCGTCACCGTGTCACCGCGTCACCCCGTCACCGCATCACCCGTCCCCAAGGCGCGACCACGGCACGGAGCATCGGACCGGGAGCCACAAGACAGTGAGCGCGGCCGCGGCCACGTCCCGCAGGCGCCGTCAGGACGCGTTCACCCGAGGGCCACCgccacccccccggccccccgagAGCCTGCatgggggtcccgggggggaggagggcagcgcGGGGGGGTTTGTTCTTTTCTACTCACATAGAGGCAAGAATGAAAGAGTAAAGACAACTTTGCATAAACAGCCCTCTGGCgagcggggctgcggccccgctgctgctccgGGAGCATCGCTGTCACGAGCTGCGTCGGGTCTCGGGCTCGGTCTcgccgcggggccggccggcGGGGCAAATAGTGTTcggtttttgtttgtttttctggcaaATCGGATGTGGATGCGtcgccgggggggggggaaggtccttgtagggtgttttttttgttttttgtttttgtttttttttttttctgtgtgtgggttgttgttgttgttttttttttttttttcctttttaaaaaagtttgaaccttttccttcttcctttccctctctctttccttcctggaTGGGTTTTGCTTGTCGTCGTCGTCGTTAGTTCGTGCTCTCCGTCGTCACCGAAAGGCTGGGCCTGGTGCTCTGGGACGGGGATTTTCCTCTCAGGGTGCCtaaagcagaggagaagggaggcGAAGGGGTGGCACGGCTGCGTTATCCCAGGTACCAGGACTGCcggagagaagagagaggcgCCGTTAGTGCTGTGCCCCGCGGGCCGTGCCCCCTGGCTGCGGCAGCCCCCGGGCCTCCGTGCCAGCACGCgcccccctcccaccctccccgtgcctcagtttccccgtCTGGAGACGTTGGGGACGGCACGTCCTCGCCACGCAGCCCTGTCCCGCTGCGCCCGCCTGCGTCACCGCACCGCGTCCGATGTCCCCTGTGCCACCGTCCCCGCTGTGCTGCCACCCCATGTCCTCGTTCTGCTAGGGTGTCCCCGAGcccccacctccctgctgcGCCAggaccgcccccccccccccccggtgccgtgTCCTCCTCCCAGGGTCCCCGTGGCACCGTGCCCGGCGTTCCccggccccagcagcaggacgggTCCCGCACGTCCCCGCCGTGGTCACTCCTGGAAGCCACCCTCACGCCGTGCCCCCCCCAGGCTCCCCACCACCGCCCCACACCCCGAGGCGATTTTGGTGGCGTTTTCGCCCTGACGAAGGCTGGGATGCTCCCCGGGGCTCGCCCCCTTTGGGGACAGCGGCTGTCCCCAGcgcagggggtggcagggccGGGGGtccctccagccccactgccGGCCCCCCACCGCCCTCCCATTGTCTCTGGCTGCCCCAAGTCCAAGTTCATCCCCGATGACCTCATGTCTGGTTTCCGTTGGCAACGAGACAGCTCGGGGGCCTCCGCTTCCCTTAACCCTTCCCGGCCCCGCCATACATGACCCGAGAGCGCCAGGTCTCAGCCACCCTGGCCAGGGACGCCGGCGCCTCCTGCgtcccccccagcccttctccgacgctccccaaacccaccccaCACCTGCGAGCACCCCAGCACCCAACTCTGCGCCACCGGAGAGACCTCCCCGGGTTTGGGGACCTGCCGTGGGTGGCAcgtggctggggacagcccctcCCCGGACACCGCTTTGTTtccccctgcctcagtttccccacgCAGAGCAAACCTCGCACTCCACAACCGGACACACGGCAGCTCCCGGTGCTGGACAGGAGGACAGGGACACTGCGAACACCCAGCGGTGACccccagggggctggggggacccCGCTGTGCCCATGCGTGGAgttggggaaactgaggcagggcgGAGGCTGTGGTCGGCGCCAGACGGGGCACTGCAGGAGGTGCGGGGACCAGGCACCCTGCgtgggatggggacaccccACTGGAGCCCGGGGGGTTCCGGGGTGCCCCAGGGGATCACTGTGGGGGGGTCACCCCCCCTTGTTGTGGCACAGCACCCCAGTGTGCCCCAAGGCACGGTCGCAGACCCTGAGCGTGCACACCCTGGCACAACAcagcacccacgggtgccccTGGCACGGCGCCATCCCCACCCCGTCCCGCCGCCCCGGCACACTGCTGCACCCCGTGGGCACATGGAGGGGTGCGGACCGAGAGGGGAACCTCCCCGGGGTGACCGAGTGGCGTCACCCCACGCAGCAGCCAGACCAGCGACCAGCCGAGGCCGACTCGTGTCACGCGTGGGGACCCCTGCCCCGGCCCGCCGGCAGTGCCTGCCTCGCTCGCGCCAGCTCGCGAGCTACGGATTAAAAACTGCCCAGCACTAACTAACGGCATCTGGGCAGGCACACGCCACATCCCACTATGCCCCAAGCAGCTGGTGGGCACAGCCGGGTGACGGCGGGGTGCCCGCGCCCTCCTGGAGGGGGGACACGTGGACCCCCCCGGCGTCCCTCGTGCTCAGCGGTGCTGTGGGCACCCAGCTGTGCCGTGGTGGCGCGTGGGGCGCAGCCAGAGCCCGGCAAGGCGCCAGGCGTGGGCACGGCACGGACCCTGGGGACCCTTTCTGGCTGCGAGGCACTGGCAGCGCCTGGTGGCCTGGCACGGGGTGCctctggggcagccccagccccatggggTCACCGGGAGACCCCCAtggccagggcagagctgcccgTGGGGGGGACGCCACGGTGACAATGCCCACGGTGACAATGCTTGTGGTGGCGGTGCAACGCCCAGAGCAGGGATGCCCGTGGTGGCGATGAGACGGCGGTGATGCCCACGGCACAGAGTCCCACGGCGGCAGTGCCCGCGGCAGAAATGACCACGAGGGAAACAACCACAGTGGCAGTGCCCACGCTTGCCATGCCCACGCTTGCGATGCCCACGGCGGCGGTGCCACAGCGGCGATGCCAGGCTGGTGCTGCCCGGGGCGAGGGCAGGAGGgtccccccagcagcccccccgtCTCACCTGTGCCTGATAGATACTCCCAGGATCCCTTGGTCCTAATCCCACGAAGGAACGGTTCGCAGGGGGCGTGCCTGGTGCAGAGTAGGCTGGGGAACAAACGAGAGCTCGTTAacggggctgcgggcggcaCCGCCATCAGCCCCCCGGGCCAGCCCTGCCCGCTGCAGGACGGGGGTCCCGGGCACCCGGAGCCGGTGGCCGGGTGACgtccccggccccgcgggccgTGCCGGAGAGCTGTGCCGCACGGTGCCGCGCGGTGCCTGCCGTGGCACGGACGGGTGCCCCTGTGCCACGCAGGCTCTGCGGCGTCAGGACAGGGCTTGCCGGCGTCGCTTGGCCACATCCCCCCAGCTGGGGGCCGGCGCTGGGACCCCACTGAGCCCCATGGAGGCCGGGTG
Proteins encoded in this region:
- the SMIM24 gene encoding small integral membrane protein 24; protein product: MSPLLSPSPSHPYPCPHPCPRPIAVPVPIAPSPSPRLSPSRCLAGIVSKQWQPWLVGLTAVVVFLFIVFVALLANRFWQLRMRRKRGAPEEPQAIGRLEKAAYSNAAADRDSDDEQERHKATSL
- the LOC121060012 gene encoding mucin-1-like, with the protein product MCNTIEPSRRKSTWYLSTGMHSLDTRTHTPAQPRPPPPGTGTHKDTRGHVGTRGDTGCGERRRHCTKTGDRCHTTGGASPRRVPVGNGAPPPAQVPSPAHVSPCPQPLSCKTSCQATLATALPHHRVTTPPHHHATASPRPRVTASPCHRVTPSPHHPSPRRDHGTEHRTGSHKTVSAAAATSRRRRQDAFTRGPPPPPRPPESLHGGPGGEEGSAGGFVLFYSHRGKNERVKTTLHKQPSGERGCGPAAAPGASLSRAASGLGLGLAAGPAGGANSVRFLFVFLANRMWMRRRGGGKVLVGCFFCFLFLFFFFSVCGLLLLFFFFFSFLKKFEPFPSSFPSLFPSWMGFACRRRR
- the LOC121060010 gene encoding uncharacterized protein LOC121060010, giving the protein MCFFFHILKKKKFPSPPSALSFFCLFVFFLFCCLWLFFSSSFVCVSRSFFFFFVLFFFFFPRDFLRQPFPHGATLRPGGQDPASLGHPGAAWGGGVNALGGWRGARGGRGRRAGCGCRCGMRAVHGVPHGVPAAALGHPSVASRRCPRGCAVTLREASGPSPAPARLRVPRAGSPALRHCPRRGAAGSDPLGPHVPFLGAVTSRRGTGPPPGSSSCARRERCVGVSALVPMERCSPRCWHGDGAGGRRCVAMPWCRRSDAPVPMCGAPVVPTGDAPVLACNTGAGVQSSVPACDAWCHRAVLGAGLQCSVPVCDAWCQRAKLGAGVQCSVPVCNARCRCAMLGAGVRCLVLAQRCSSAGGSFGTRPLPPSPPRHGEIEALEAAGRVPPRWGWGRRHGGGSVGGLREWLCGHLHSRPPLLHRFFN